The Sesamum indicum cultivar Zhongzhi No. 13 linkage group LG1, S_indicum_v1.0, whole genome shotgun sequence genome includes a window with the following:
- the LOC105156943 gene encoding geraniol 8-hydroxylase-like: MTIKLEFVNVVVSSTEMAKEILEKHDARFLGRPIPEAGTAEKGYELKLDSLRHLRHDVVKMLVERVVETEERSEAIYIGGIVFSTMMKLLSKTLFSADMLDPTSDAMKELQVLNAKIIVLVAKSNLSDYFPFLRSFDLQSIRSKIRVSYDRLHELIDDMIDNWMKRRSATSERSEDLLDVLLDYTAHEGPDRLTRLDMKLLILVNFETFGMAHESCGTVR, from the exons ATGACGATAAAGCTAGAATTTGTCAATGTCGTTGTATCTTCTACAGAAATGGCGAAGGAAATTCTGGAGAAACACGATGCTAGATTCCTGGGAAGGCCTATTCCAGAAGCTGGCACAGCAGAGAAGGGGTACGAGCTT AAGCTCGACTCGCTGAGACATTTGCGACATGATGTGGTGAAAATGTTGGTCGAACGTGTTGTTGAAACTGAGGAACGTAGCGAAGCAATTTACATTGGAGGGATAGTTTTCAGCACGATGATGAAGCTGTTGTCAAAGACATTGTTCTCTGCGGACATGCTTGATCCTACATCAGATGCCATGAAAGAGCTGCAAGTGCTTAATGCCAAAATCATTGTGCTTGTTGCAAAGTCTAATCTTTCTGATTATTTCCCTTTCTTAAGGTCATTTGATCTACAGTCAATCAGGAGCAAAATCAGGGTGTCCTATGATCGATTGCATGAGCTGATCGATGATATGATTGATAATTGGATGAAGCGTAGAAGTGCTACATCAGAGAGGAGTGAAGATCTCTTGGATGTTCTCCTTGATTATACTGCACATGAAGGGCCAGATAGACTTACACGTCTAGATATGAAGCTTCTTATtctggtaaattttgaaacattCGGTATGGCCCATGAAAGCTGTGGAACcgtgagataa